Proteins encoded in a region of the Manduca sexta isolate Smith_Timp_Sample1 chromosome 1, JHU_Msex_v1.0, whole genome shotgun sequence genome:
- the LOC119191474 gene encoding LOW QUALITY PROTEIN: UDP-N-acetylhexosamine pyrophosphorylase-like protein 1 (The sequence of the model RefSeq protein was modified relative to this genomic sequence to represent the inferred CDS: inserted 1 base in 1 codon; deleted 1 base in 1 codon), translated as MSYEKLYERLSAHGQDHLLKYWPELSKKEREQLTSEIDNLDLAEVNQIFERAVESSKIILEKLDDDLKPIPQTHYEAVPSLTREKIEEYENIGFKEISEGKVGVLLLAGGQATRLGFGHPKGMFNVGLPSKKTLFQIQAERILRVQQMAAEKYGKEGRITWYIMTSQHTKGPTADYFKSHSYFGLNEDDIVFFVQGTLPCFDFDGKIFLDEKHHLSSAPDGNGGLYRALKVQGILDDIAKRGVEHLHAHSVDNILIKVADPVFIGYCKTKNADCAAKVVQKSSPSEPVGVVCRVNGHYKVVEYSELTEEAAERRNPDGRLTFCAGNICNHYFSSEFLTKICNFESKLKLHIAKKKIPYVDENGVRQKPSEPNGIKMEKFIFDVFEFAENFICLEVARDVEFSALKNADSAKKDCPSNRQGRSSXRLHRKYIREAGGIIADNIDVEISPLLSYGGENIEELVKDEVFTISPFHLKSMHEAATNGLNGNH; from the exons ATGTCTTACGAAAAACTTTACGAGCGGCTTTCCGCTCACGGCCAAGACCATCTCCTGAAGTACTGGCCGGAATTGAGT AAAAAAGAGCGGGAACAACTAACATCCGAAATAGACAATTTGGATTTGGCGGAAGTGAATCAGATTTTCGAACGCGCTGTGGAATCTTCGAAAATTATTTTGGAGAAGTTGGATGACGATTTGAAGCCCATTCCACAGACGCATTATGAGGCCGTACCTTCTCTTACTAGAGAGAAGATTGAAGAGTACGAAAACATTGGTTTCAAAGAGATTTCTGAGGGGAAAGTCGGTGTTTTGCTGCTCGCTGGAGGACAAGCGACGAGGCTCGGCTTCGGGCACCCTAAAGGTATGTTCAATGTCGGCTTACCATCGAAAAAAACCTTGTTCCAAATTCAAGCTgaaagaattttgagagtgcaGCAAATGGCCGCAGAGAAATATGGCAAAGAAGGCCGAATTACTTGGTACATCATGACCTCACAACACACTAAAGGACCTACTGCAGATTACTTCAAATCTCATTCCTACTTTGGACTCAACGAGGATGATATAGTATTCTTTGTCCAAGGAACATTACCATGCTTTGATTTTgacggtaaaatatttttggatgaaAAACACCATTTATCATCAGCCCCTGATGGTAACGGAGGGCTTTACAGGGCCTTAAAAGTCCAAGGAATCCTTGATGATATCGCCAAGAGAGGAGTGGAACACTTACACGCACATTCTGTAGACAATATCTTAATAAAAGTTGCGGATCCAGTGTTCATTGGCTATTGTAAAACTAAAAACGCAGACTGCGCTGCAAAAGTAGTACAAAAATCTTCTCCTAGTGAGCCTGTGGGGGTCGTCTGCAGAGTGAACGGACACTACAAGGTTGTGGAGTACTCTGAACTTACTGAAGAAGCTGCGGAAAGACGGAACCCAGATGGACGGTTGACGTTCTGCGCTGGCAACATCTGTAATCATTACTTCTCCTCCGAATTCCTTACAAAAATCTGCAATTTCGAATCTAAACTCAAACTCCACATTGCTAAGAAGAAAATACCATACGTAGATGAGAACGGAGTCCGTCAGAAACCATCAGAACCGAATGGTATTAAGATGGAAAAGTTCATTTTCGACGTTTTCGAGTTCGCTGAGAACTTCATTTGTCTAGAAGTAGCAAGGGATGTGGAGTTCTCCGCTTTGAAGAATGCTGACTCAGCGAAGAAGGATTGCCCGTCCAATCGCCAGGGAAGATCTT GTCGGCTTCATAGGAAATATATAAGAGAGGCTGGTGGCATAATTGCTGATAATATTGATGTTGAGATCTCTCCATTGTTATCTTATGGTGGAGAGAACATTGAGGAGTTGGTGAAGGATGAGGTCTTCACCATATCCCCCTTCCATTTAAAGAGCATGCATGAAGCTGCCACCAATGGGCTTAATGGTAACCATTAg
- the LOC119190815 gene encoding alpha-1,6-mannosyl-glycoprotein 2-beta-N-acetylglucosaminyltransferase-like, producing MHNMGFGFNRTVWRNIMELQDQFCAYDDYNWDYSLLHLSQNRPGREKFKVILCKGPRVFHIGECGFHHKKANCNASSVISRVQKLLQNAKPYLYPTRVTATFTTGGAKHNKKLTKGNGGWGDIRDQELCANMTRIGRQQRKYMYNT from the exons ATGCATAACATGGGTTTCGGCTTCAATAGAACAGTATGGCGGAATATAATGGAACTCCAGGACCAGTTTTGTGCCTACGATGACTACAATTGGGATTACTCGTTATTACATTTGTCCCAGAATAGGCCTGGACGGGAGAAGTTCAAAGTTATACTGTGTAAGGGCCCTAGGGTGTTCCATATTGGGGAATG CGGTTTCCACCACAAAAAGGCCAACTGCAACGCCTCGTCAGTAATCAGTAGAGTTCAAAAGCTGCTGCAGAACGCCAAGCCCTACCTCTATCCTACAAGAGTGACAGCCACCTTTACAACAGGAGGGGCGAAGCATAACAAGAAACTGACTAAGGGGAACGGCGGGTGGGGTGATATTAG GGATCAAGAGCTGTGCGCTAATATGACAAGAATAGGTAGacaacaaagaaaatatatgtaCAACACATAA
- the LOC119193800 gene encoding RNA exonuclease 4-like yields the protein MSNDFVRNGIYLLLFVIDHILHCLYILLSTVVDIVKLILYCVLYTNMTEGTKKRKRNSAESHNQVVVNRGVIDANWQKFLSANIIMDKKEEKPPQKNHFTGTFRRARKKKPQNQEITSSEFINGDMKSLNLEPQPNGELKKINEPRKQNKITKFLAMDCEMVGIGYNGSDHMLARVSIVNKFGDCIYDKFVKAREEVKDYRTDVSGVRKEDLLNGEEFTVVQKEVSDLLKGKILVGHSLKNDLSVLFLSHPKRNIRDTARYKPFKKITKGSTPSLKRLAKEILGIDIQHGEHSSVEDARAAMQLYCTVGKNGKRV from the exons ATGTCAAATGATTTCGTACGcaatggtatttatttattgttgttcgTAATCGATCATATCTTACACTGTTTATACATATTACTCAGCACtgtggtagatattgtaaagtTGATATTGTATTGTGTCCTGTATACAAATATGACAGAGGGAACGAAGAAACGTAAACGGAATTCGGCAGAGTCACATAACCAAGTTGTTGTCAATCGAGGCGTTATAGACGCGAATTGGCAGAAATTTCTATCAGCCAACATAATTATGGATAAGAAAGAAGAAAAGCCGCCCCAAAAAAATCACTTCACGGGCACTTTCCGGCGTGCAAGGAAGAAAAAGCCGCAAAACCAAGAGATTACGTCGTCAGAGTTCATAAATGGTGACatgaaaagtttaaatttagaacctCAGCCGAAcggtgaattaaaaaaaatcaatgagcCTAggaagcaaaataaaataaccaaatttTTGGCTATGGATTGTGAAATGGTTGGAATAGGGTATAATGGAAGTGACCATATGCTGGCAAGAGTGTCCATAGTCAATAAATTTGGGGACTGTATCTATGATAAGTTTGTGAAAGCCCGGGAAGAGGTCAAAGACTACAGAACTGATGTGAGTGGAGTAAGGAAGGAAGATTTATTGAATGGTGAAGAATTTACCGTTGTTCAAAAAGAAGTCTCTGATTTATTGAAAGGAAAGATTTTAGTTGGACACTCTTTGAAAAATGACTTAAGTGTGTTGTTTTTGTCACACCCAAAGAGGAATATTAGAGACACTGCCAGATATAAACCTTTTAAAAAG ATCACCAAAGGCAGCACTCCGTCCCTAAAAAGGTTGGCAAAAGAAATTCTAGGTATTGATATCCAGCATGGAGAACACAGTTCAGTGGAAGACGCAAGAGCTGCCATGCAATTGTACTGTACTGTAGGTAAAAATGGGAAGAGAGTTTAG